The following proteins are encoded in a genomic region of Gossypium hirsutum isolate 1008001.06 chromosome D05, Gossypium_hirsutum_v2.1, whole genome shotgun sequence:
- the LOC107905235 gene encoding SKP1-interacting partner 15 — MEDSPINRLPEDTLHQIFSSLSLRQIMICRSVCKLFNRTLTSSSFIHLISARSHLHLLALRPPHLHHHHHSRHASLHSCIHVYDPDQNQWLRFSLDFLPFRSPHPVASSLGLVYLWADSPDSNKSLIVCNPLTRQYRVLPQLGSAWSRHGSVLVDSRNRVMVLTELAALYFSFSQKTQQWLKFSSNLPSKPRSPIVISNSVFALCDVGSPWRSKWKLFSCAVKNLLNLNLNVMNNNWECLERHEWGDIFDIMKRPRLIPGDGNKILMIGGLKSNYSFNQSCSTILILRLDLETMEWEEATRMPEAMHRWFQDSKFKVFGGGNRVCFSGKKVGRLALWDCCKWRWIDGVPGNGDELFRGFTFEARLTAIP, encoded by the coding sequence ATGGAGGATTCGCCGATCAACCGTCTTCCCGAAGACACTCTTCATCAGATCTTCTCTTCACTCTCCCTTCGTCAGATCATGATTTGCCGCTCCGTTTGCAAGCTCTTTAACCGAACCTTGACCTCTTCCTCTTTCATTCACCTCATCTCCGCCCGATCCCATCTCCACCTCCTCGCTCTCCGCCCCCCTCACCTCCACCACCATCACCACAGCCGCCACGCCTCCCTCCACTCCTGCATCCACGTGTACGATCCCGATCAGAACCAATGGCTTCGATTCAGTCTCGATTTCCTTCCCTTCCGATCTCCTCACCCTGTCGCCTCTTCACTCGGCCTCGTTTACCTCTGGGCCGACTCACCCGACTCCAACAAGTCACTCATCGTCTGTAACCCCTTGACTCGTCAATACAGAGTCCTCCCTCAACTTGGCTCGGCCTGGTCCCGCCATGGCTCGGTGCTAGTTGACTCAAGGAACCGAGTCATGGTCTTAACAGAACTTGCTGCTCTCTATTTCTCCTTTTCTCAAAAAACCCAGCAATGGCTCAAATTCTCTTCGAATTTGCCTTCGAAACCCCGAAGTCCCATCGTGATTTCCAACTCCGTTTTCGCCCTATGCGACGTCGGATCGCCGTGGAGAAGTAAGTGGAAATTATTCTCTTGCGCTGtcaaaaatttgttgaacttaaatttaaatGTCATGAACAATAACTGGGAATGTTTAGAAAGGCACGAATGGGGGGACATTTTCGATATCATGAAACGACCGCGTTTAATACCCGGTGATGGGAACAAGATCTTGATGATTGGAGGCTTAAAATCCAATTATTCCTTTAATCAATCTTGTTCGACGATTTTGATATTGAGATTGGATTTGGAAACAATGGAGTGGGAAGAGGCGACTAGGATGCCTGAGGCCATGCACCGCTGGTTTCAGGATAGTAAATTTAAGGTCTTTGGAGGAGGGAATAGAGTTTGCTTTTCTGGGAAGAAAGTTGGGAGGTTGGCTCTTTGGGATTGCTGCAAATGGCGGTGGATTGATGGGGTTCCCGGAAATGGGGACGAGCTTTTCCGGGGATTTACGTTTGAAGCTCGGCTTACTGCAATTCCTTAA
- the LOC107905237 gene encoding ubiquitin carboxyl-terminal hydrolase MINDY-3: protein MADQQEEEDLRMALRMSMQNSPPEPKRSKPREAANLATTTPEESRRLQRELMAAAAEKRMLATGKSVPASGSPLKSDSGGDIGTKEMEIKAKEVKLGNELSEKEAYQLFFMVFGNGVSKDILAQWSNQGIRFSPDPETSMILVQHEGGPCGVLAAIQAFVLKHLLFCPDDLVKAAQSTPQNSTPRRLSKNQYVASNNFAAFTENAKARALVKSMGEILFLCGNNKRALIATLSSIGDGVEESEDSLTDVIIAQALEGLSIESASNLHKVLRVETYTTPASAYKRLEAIIPVFQSRMGALLFLISALLSRGLDCVQADRDDPSLPLVTAPFGHASQEIVNLLLCGQAVPNVFDGRMDLGGGMFLKGVSTNVEVGFLTLLESLNFCKVGQNLKCPKWPIWVVGSESHYTVLFALDTGVQDENELEARDSQIRKAFDAQDQSGGGGFISVEGFHQVLRETNIRLPSEKLDSLCGSGFIVWSEFWQVILDLDKSLGGLKDSTGQMGQKIFDLYHFNGIAKSDLNGSQFSSGGETPMQRPRLTKLRVSVPPRWTPEEFMADVAVLPSGSAGAQPSGKDTEVAKPEPSQHAPLVDCIRTRWPRAVCNWVGDPPSIV from the exons ATGGCGGATCAACAAGAAGAAGAGGATCTTAGAATGGCTCTACGGATGAGCATGCAAAACTCGCCGCCAGAGCCGAAGAGGAGCAAGCCGAGAGAAGCCGCGAACTTAGCGACGACGACGCCGGAAGAGAGTCGCCGGTTGCAGCGTGAACTAATGGCAGCTGCAGCTGAGAAACGGATGCTGGCGACGGGAAAAAGCGTTCCGGCTTCTGGTTCCCCTCTGAAAAGTGATAGTGGCGGAGATATAGGAACCAAAGAGATGGAAATAAAAGCCAAAGAAGTGAAATTGGGTAATGAATTGTCGGAGAAAGAAGCTTATCagttattttttatggtttttggaAATGGTGTTTCGAAGGATATACTTGCTCAGTGGAGCAACCAGGGTATAAG GTTTAGCCCTGATCCAGAAACTTCTATGATCCTAGTGCAGCATGAAGGTGGGCCCTGTGGTGTCTTAGCAGCCATACAA GCATTTGTTCTCAAACATCTTCTTTTCTGTCCGGATGACTTGGTTAAAGCTGCCCAAAGTACACCACAGAATTCAACTCCCAGGAGATTATCCAAAAATCAATATGTTGCTTCAAATAATTTTGCTGCTTTTACTGAAAATGCAAAAGCAAG AGCCTTAGTTAAAAGTATGGGTGAGATATTGTTTTTatgtggaaataataaaagaGCTTTGATTGCAACTTTGAGTTCTATTGGTGATGGTGTTGAAGAATCTGAAGACAGTCTAACAGATGTT ATAATTGCACAAGCACTCGAAGGTCTTTCAATTGAATCAGCTTCTAATTTGCATAAAGTTTTAAGAGTTGAGACATACACAACCCCAGCAAGTGCCTATAAGAGGCTTGAAGCAATTATTCCTGTTTTTCAAAGTCGCATGGGAGCATTGCTTTTCCTTATCTCTGCCTTACTTTCTCGAGGATTG GACTGTGTTCAAGCTGACCGGGATGATCCCAGCCTTCCTCTAGTAACTGCACCTTTTGGGCATGCTTCTCAG GAAATTGTGAACCTATTGCTCTGTGGGCAAGCTGTTCCGAACGTATTTGATGGAAGGATGGATTTAGGAGGTGGCATGTTTTTGAAGGGTGTATCTACAAATGTGGAAGTCGGATTCCTCACTCTTCTAGAATCCCTTAATTTCTGTAAGGTTGGCCAAAATCTAAAATGCCCAAAATGGCCGATATGGGTTGTCGGGAGTGAGTCACATTATACGGTATTATTTGCTCTAGATACAGGTGTTCAAGATGAGAATGAACTGGAAGCAAGAGATTCACAGATCCGGAAAGCTTTTGATGCCCAAGATCAGAGTGGAGGTGGCGGGTTCATTAGCGTTGAAGGTTTCCATCAAGTCCTCAGAGAGACGAATATCAGACTTCCATCTGAAAAACTTGATAGCCTTTGCGGCTCAGGCTTCATTGTGTGGAGCGAATTCTGGCAGGTTATCTTGGATTTAGACAAGAGCTTGGGAGGTCTTAAGGATTCAACTGGACAGATGGGTCAAAAGATATTCGATCTCTACCATTTTAACGGGATAGCAAAATCAGATTTGAATGGCAGCCAATTCAGTTCCGGAGGTGAGACTCCGATGCAAAGACCGAGGTTGACAAAATTGAGGGTTTCAGTACCTCCAAGGTGGACACCAGAGGAATTCATGGCAGACGTAGCAGTTCTTCCATCTGGTTCTGCAGGGGCACAACCAAGTGGTAAAGACACAGAAGTGGCTAAACCCGAACCTTCTCAACATGCACCGTTGGTGGACTGCATAAGAACACGCTGGCCTCGTGCGGTATGTAATTGGGTGGGGGATCCCCCTAGTATAGTCTGA
- the LOC121217906 gene encoding transcription factor VIP1, translating into MDKIPPRGVHHRRAHSDTTFRFDDLLLFDPSDLDLSSLDLPASSSNPTPPPVVPVPIYSSDDSSSNGHHPRSSHSNPRQISSHLRSLSVDSDFFDGLGLTGPAISGGAGDEKFGGKGAAGEKRVHHRNSNSMDGTASFEVESLMAVGGVKKAIAPDRLAELALIDPKRAKRILANRQSAARSKERKIRYTSELERKVQTLQTEATNLSAQVTVLQRDTTGLTTENKELKLRLQAMEQQAQLRDALNEALREEVQRLKIQAGQMSAMNGNHFNSGLPQFFSHQPSPHHFGGQQTPQQQQHQQMPESSTNNGHPQPQFMDFNQGA; encoded by the exons ATGGACAAAATACCTCCTCGTGGAGTTCACCACCGACGAGCTCACTCCGACACAACTTTCCGTTTCGATGATCTTCTCCTCTTCGACCCTTCCGACCTCGATCTTTCCTCCCTTGACCTCCCGGCTTCCTCCTCCAATCCCACTCCTCCACCTGTCGTCCCCGTTCCTATCTATTCCTCTGACGATTCTTCCTCCAACGGGCATCATCCTCGCTCCTCCCACAGTAACCCTAGGCAAATCTCTTCCCACCTCCGTAGTCTCTCTGTTGACTCGGATTTTTTCGACGGACTCGGCTTGACTGGACCGGCTATTTCAGGAGGAGCTGGAGATGAGAAATTTGGCGGGAAAGGAGCGGCGGGAGAGAAGAGGGTTCACCACAGGAATAGTAACTCGATGGATGGTACGGCGTCGTTTGAGGTTGAGTCTTTGATGGCCGTTGGCGGTGTTAAGAAGGCTATTGCTCCTGATAGACTCGCCGAGCTTGCTCTTATTGATCCCAAGAGAGCTAAAAG GATTCTGGCTAACAGGCAATCCGCGGCGCGTTCGAAGGAGAGGAAGATTCGATACACCAGTGAGCTGGAGAGGAAAGTTCAGACTCTTCAAACAGAAGCTACCAATCTCTCCGCACAGGTCACAGTATTACAG AGAGACACTACTGGGTTGACTACTGAGAATAAGGAACTCAAACTACGGTTACAGGCCATGGAGCAACAAGCGCAGCTGAGAGATG CTTTAAATGAAGCGTTGAGGGAAGAGGTGCAGCGGCTTAAGATACAAGCCGGTCAAATGTCAGCTATGAATGGAAACCACTTCAATAGCGGACTACCTCAGTTTTTCTCCCACCAACCGTCCCCACATCACTTTGGTGGTCAGCAAACCCCGCAACAGCAGCAGCATCAGCAGATGCCCGAGTCATCCACCAATAATGGACATCCGCAACCTCAGTTTATGGATTTTAACCAGGGAGCCTAG